A window of Prolixibacter sp. SD074 contains these coding sequences:
- a CDS encoding FtsW/RodA/SpoVE family cell cycle protein, translated as MGFGVYRKYFKGDNIIWLVLVALSIASMLVIYSSTGALAFRVAGGNTAHYLIRQTMMHLLGFGIILIMVNVIPVKFYNRTANLGMLTAFFFIIMGLVFGRASGGTGRTLPLGFISFQPAELAKVALVIWVARILANNQTSKDSLKKAFGKTLLGAAAICAPIAIADFSTAGLLFTTVVIMMFVGRVPLKYMMLLAMAGVALVAILYFIAPHLPDGGRPGRIKTVRARIERYIHGDKRSEKGLTQADFATIAIHRGGFGGVGTGNSTVSNFMSAAYNDFVYSIIIEEYGMVGGGIILLFYIMLLTRGGILLKKSNRTFPAFLATGITVLLFMQAMINMGVSVGILPVTGQPLPWISWGGTSQLFTAIAFGLLLSVSSQNNKERREEIEHKFRSTEELPDEDVQLREETA; from the coding sequence ATGGGATTTGGCGTTTACCGGAAATATTTCAAAGGCGATAACATCATCTGGTTGGTGCTGGTGGCACTTTCCATTGCTTCTATGCTGGTCATCTACAGCTCAACCGGAGCACTGGCTTTTCGTGTGGCAGGCGGTAATACCGCTCACTACCTGATTCGCCAAACCATGATGCATTTGTTGGGATTTGGAATCATCTTGATTATGGTAAATGTTATTCCCGTTAAATTTTATAACCGGACTGCGAATTTAGGTATGCTGACAGCGTTCTTTTTCATCATTATGGGTTTGGTTTTTGGGCGGGCCAGTGGTGGAACGGGACGTACACTGCCGCTTGGGTTTATTTCTTTTCAGCCGGCCGAATTAGCAAAAGTGGCGTTGGTTATTTGGGTTGCCCGCATATTGGCGAATAACCAAACGAGTAAGGACAGCTTGAAAAAAGCGTTTGGCAAAACATTGCTTGGGGCAGCCGCTATTTGTGCCCCAATTGCTATCGCAGATTTTTCGACTGCCGGTTTGCTTTTTACCACGGTGGTCATCATGATGTTTGTCGGACGGGTGCCGTTAAAGTACATGATGTTACTAGCCATGGCCGGAGTAGCGTTGGTAGCAATACTGTATTTCATAGCGCCGCATCTTCCCGATGGCGGTCGTCCCGGTCGTATCAAAACGGTGCGCGCCCGAATCGAACGCTATATACATGGCGATAAACGTTCCGAGAAAGGATTGACACAGGCCGACTTTGCGACGATTGCCATTCACCGGGGAGGATTTGGCGGGGTAGGTACCGGGAATAGTACCGTAAGTAACTTCATGAGTGCAGCGTACAACGACTTTGTTTATTCCATTATTATCGAGGAATATGGGATGGTTGGCGGAGGCATCATCTTGTTATTCTACATCATGTTGCTAACCCGGGGAGGAATCTTGCTGAAGAAGAGTAACCGGACATTCCCGGCTTTTTTGGCTACCGGAATAACGGTGTTGCTGTTTATGCAGGCTATGATCAATATGGGTGTATCGGTGGGGATTTTGCCCGTAACCGGACAACCGTTGCCATGGATAAGCTGGGGAGGAACATCCCAACTGTTTACGGCGATTGCTTTTGGACTATTGTTGAGCGTAAGCTCTCAAAATAATAAGGAACGCAGAGAAGAAATTGAACACAAATTCCGGTCGACGGAAGAATTGCCCGATGAAGATGTGCAGCTGAGAGAAGAGACGGCGTAA
- the murD gene encoding UDP-N-acetylmuramoyl-L-alanine--D-glutamate ligase, with amino-acid sequence MTWEKLVILGAGESGIGSAILGQKKGFDVFVSDSGTIKNKYKSVLYENGIRWEEKQHTEAEILAADLVMKSPGIPEKVPLVQELMEKGVPVISEIEFAGRYTDAKTICITGSNGKTTTTLLIYDMMKRAGLNVGVAGNMGKSFAWQVAEENFDLFVIELSSFQLDGMSEFRADVAILLNITPDHLDRYDYEMQNYVDSKFRILQNQRAEDYFIYCADDEIIASEIEKREIDAQMIPFSIKNKLAFGAWIENNELKVSINHNSFAMSIFDLALQGKHNTYNSMAAGLSGVVFRLRKEKIRQCLTDFQGVEHRLERFIRVHGIEFINDSKATNINSTWYALESMSTQVVWIVGGVDKGNDYSMLYDLVKAKVKAIVCLGKDNRKIIEAFDGIVKDIIDTDNMEEAVRNAYFLAGEGDSVLLSPACASFDLFQNYEERGQMFKQAVRNL; translated from the coding sequence ATGACCTGGGAAAAACTGGTCATATTGGGCGCAGGCGAGAGTGGAATCGGTTCTGCTATTCTCGGCCAGAAAAAGGGTTTTGACGTATTCGTTTCGGATAGCGGGACGATTAAAAATAAATACAAAAGCGTTCTTTACGAGAATGGAATCCGGTGGGAGGAAAAGCAGCATACCGAGGCTGAAATCCTGGCGGCTGATTTGGTGATGAAAAGTCCGGGTATTCCCGAAAAGGTCCCATTGGTGCAAGAACTGATGGAGAAGGGAGTCCCGGTTATTTCAGAAATCGAATTTGCCGGAAGGTACACGGATGCAAAAACCATTTGCATTACCGGAAGCAACGGAAAAACCACCACTACCCTGCTCATTTACGACATGATGAAACGGGCTGGACTGAATGTGGGCGTTGCCGGTAACATGGGAAAGAGTTTTGCCTGGCAAGTGGCGGAAGAGAATTTCGATCTTTTTGTGATTGAACTTTCCAGCTTCCAGCTTGACGGAATGTCTGAATTCAGGGCCGATGTGGCGATTTTACTGAACATCACCCCCGATCACCTGGATCGTTATGATTATGAAATGCAGAACTATGTCGATTCGAAGTTCCGCATTTTGCAGAATCAGCGGGCGGAAGATTATTTCATCTATTGTGCCGATGACGAGATCATCGCTTCCGAGATTGAAAAACGGGAGATCGATGCACAGATGATCCCGTTTTCCATAAAAAACAAACTGGCCTTTGGGGCCTGGATTGAAAATAACGAACTAAAAGTTAGCATTAATCATAATTCATTCGCAATGTCCATATTCGATTTGGCTTTACAAGGAAAACACAACACGTACAACTCCATGGCGGCAGGTTTGTCGGGAGTCGTTTTCCGGTTACGAAAAGAGAAGATTCGCCAGTGCCTCACCGACTTTCAGGGAGTGGAACACCGGCTCGAACGCTTCATCAGGGTGCACGGTATCGAATTCATCAACGATTCGAAGGCCACCAATATCAATTCTACCTGGTATGCGCTGGAAAGCATGAGCACACAGGTGGTATGGATTGTTGGTGGTGTAGATAAAGGCAACGACTATTCGATGTTGTACGATTTGGTCAAAGCCAAGGTGAAAGCCATTGTTTGCCTCGGGAAAGATAACCGGAAAATTATTGAGGCATTCGACGGCATTGTGAAAGATATCATCGACACCGATAATATGGAAGAAGCGGTTCGGAATGCATATTTCCTTGCCGGTGAGGGCGATAGTGTATTGCTGTCTCCGGCTTGTGCCAGCTTCGACTTGTTTCAGAATTATGAAGAACGCGGCCAGATGTTTAAGCAGGCCGTACGAAACCTTTAA
- the mraY gene encoding phospho-N-acetylmuramoyl-pentapeptide-transferase — MLYYLFKYLESLNVPGAGMFEYLSFRSALAIITALLFSTFVGKKIIRILQRQQIGEEIRDLGLEGQLQKRGTPTMGGIIILASLLVPTLLFAKLDNVYILLMIITTVWLGFIGFVDDYIKVFLKNKKGLAGKFKILGQVSLGLIVAATLYFSKDVVIRERVTNPDGQVKTEILVNIMTGEQEVRQVTRDVKSTKTTIPFVKNHEFNYKWLVWFMGKKASEWGWLVYAIVIIFIITAVSNGANLTDGLDGLATGTSAISGTTLGVFAYLSGNLIYADYLNIMYIPQVGELTVFMAAFIGAAVGFLWYNSFPAQVFMGDTGSLAMGGILAVFAIIVRKEILIPLLCGVFLVENLSVMIQVAYFKYTKRKYGEGRRVFLMSPLHHHYQKKGIPEAKIVTRFWIIGILLAVLTVATLKMR; from the coding sequence CGGTGCGGGGATGTTCGAATACCTTTCGTTCCGGTCGGCACTGGCAATCATCACAGCATTGCTGTTTTCCACTTTCGTGGGAAAGAAAATCATTCGCATTTTGCAACGCCAGCAAATTGGCGAGGAGATTCGTGATTTGGGTTTGGAAGGACAATTGCAGAAGCGGGGAACACCGACAATGGGCGGAATTATTATTCTGGCCTCGTTACTGGTTCCAACGCTCTTGTTCGCAAAACTCGACAACGTTTATATTCTTCTGATGATCATCACTACGGTGTGGCTGGGATTCATCGGATTTGTTGATGATTACATCAAGGTTTTCCTGAAAAATAAAAAGGGACTGGCGGGTAAGTTCAAAATTCTGGGACAGGTTTCTCTGGGATTAATTGTCGCAGCCACGCTTTATTTCAGCAAAGATGTCGTGATTCGTGAAAGGGTAACGAATCCTGATGGACAAGTAAAGACGGAAATATTGGTGAACATCATGACCGGGGAGCAGGAAGTTCGCCAGGTAACCCGCGATGTGAAATCGACTAAAACCACCATTCCGTTTGTGAAAAATCATGAATTCAATTATAAATGGCTGGTTTGGTTCATGGGCAAGAAAGCTTCCGAGTGGGGCTGGCTTGTTTACGCCATCGTTATCATTTTCATTATTACGGCGGTGTCGAACGGGGCTAACCTGACTGATGGATTGGATGGCCTGGCGACGGGAACTTCCGCCATCAGCGGGACAACGCTGGGTGTGTTCGCCTACCTCAGTGGTAACCTGATATACGCCGATTATCTGAATATTATGTATATCCCGCAGGTAGGTGAACTGACGGTCTTCATGGCAGCTTTTATCGGTGCAGCTGTCGGATTTCTTTGGTACAACTCTTTTCCCGCCCAGGTTTTCATGGGCGATACCGGAAGTTTGGCCATGGGAGGCATTTTGGCTGTATTTGCCATCATCGTCCGGAAGGAAATTCTTATTCCGCTTTTATGTGGTGTCTTTTTGGTCGAAAACCTGTCAGTGATGATCCAGGTGGCCTATTTCAAGTATACGAAACGAAAATACGGTGAAGGGCGCCGGGTATTCCTGATGTCGCCGCTTCATCATCATTACCAGAAAAAAGGTATTCCTGAAGCCAAAATCGTTACGCGGTTTTGGATTATCGGGATTTTACTGGCCGTATTAACGGTTGCAACATTGAAAATGCGTTAA